The proteins below come from a single Faecalibaculum rodentium genomic window:
- a CDS encoding DUF2849 domain-containing protein: protein MKLFEVGKEYFIGNAAYTVVKRTAKTVTLKHYGETKRYSVKAWPCGEVVLTDGTTLYASHDEAWQKRIAEREMQEEAAAAAYRSAGEAADARQFQRLLDCGIAPNAAIAVMNEMRESISICG from the coding sequence ATGAAGCTATTTGAAGTTGGTAAGGAATATTTCATCGGTAATGCAGCGTACACGGTGGTTAAGCGGACAGCTAAAACCGTAACACTAAAACACTATGGCGAAACCAAACGGTACAGCGTAAAGGCTTGGCCTTGCGGTGAAGTGGTTCTCACTGACGGAACTACGCTGTATGCCAGCCATGATGAAGCATGGCAGAAGAGAATCGCAGAAAGAGAAATGCAGGAAGAAGCCGCAGCAGCAGCCTACAGAAGCGCAGGCGAAGCGGCAGACGCTAGACAGTTCCAGCGGCTATTGGACTGTGGAATAGCCCCAAATGCTGCGATTGCAGTCATGAATGAGATGAGAGAAAGTATTTCTATCTGTGGGTAA
- a CDS encoding recombinase family protein, which yields MARIGYIRVSTVDQNLDRQIALMESLGIEKIFQDESSGKNMDRPGLSAMLAYIRPGDEIHVESFSRLSRSTAELLQTVNDLMDRGIHLISHKENLDTTTASGRLMLTVFAAIAQFEREITLERQKEGIAAAKARGVYKGRARKPDTPELKMAIKGWESGEISAADAIRISGLSKSAFYERTKGYLRKK from the coding sequence ATGGCCAGAATAGGGTATATCCGTGTTTCTACTGTAGACCAGAATTTGGACCGTCAAATCGCGTTGATGGAATCGCTTGGGATCGAGAAGATTTTTCAGGATGAGTCCTCTGGCAAGAACATGGACCGTCCTGGGCTCTCTGCAATGCTGGCTTATATTCGGCCAGGGGATGAAATACACGTTGAATCCTTTTCCCGGTTGTCCAGATCCACGGCTGAACTCTTGCAGACTGTCAATGATCTCATGGATAGAGGAATCCATCTGATTAGTCACAAGGAAAACCTGGACACGACAACAGCCTCTGGACGACTCATGCTGACAGTATTTGCTGCCATAGCCCAATTTGAACGGGAAATCACCCTGGAACGTCAGAAAGAAGGAATTGCAGCAGCTAAAGCCAGAGGAGTTTATAAAGGACGGGCCAGGAAGCCTGATACTCCGGAACTGAAAATGGCCATAAAGGGGTGGGAATCTGGCGAAATATCAGCTGCGGATGCGATTCGCATCAGTGGATTAAGTAAATCTGCATTTTATGAGCGTACGAAGGGGTATCTTCGTAAAAAATAA
- a CDS encoding HipA domain-containing protein: protein MNQEGILDFSSGTNEWSNYSGSERKRRLTIKGTVYMLKYPDPIREKNSSLSYINNQFSEYVGCHIYESIGIPVQKTYLGKSTYNDREFIAVACRDFKNDGIELYPMKFIHSSDPWSTSNKTRRITIDRVYEIIHELENPDLEQAAVKHFWNMFVVDYLIANYDRHLENWGVAVQDNGQQTIAPVYDCGSSLFPLMSDDDLREEIHTRHFTGKSKEVFTPFANSTNGQRLSFQEVLSSPNPDLEKSILEIFPRINLANIYTTIQSTPFMSDIRKKAMIESIKIRYNQVLLKAYVRLAYKDLTPHEQDRIISRIKSTNNAEMRKLGYRPLSTDRGISR, encoded by the coding sequence ATGAATCAAGAGGGTATCCTTGATTTCTCGTCTGGAACCAACGAATGGAGCAATTATAGTGGGTCTGAGAGAAAACGGAGGCTGACAATCAAAGGTACAGTCTACATGCTCAAATATCCCGACCCCATCAGAGAGAAGAATTCTTCTCTCTCCTACATAAACAATCAATTTTCTGAATATGTTGGATGTCATATCTATGAGTCTATAGGTATACCTGTGCAAAAAACATACCTGGGCAAAAGTACATATAACGACCGTGAATTTATCGCAGTAGCTTGTCGGGACTTTAAAAATGATGGAATCGAGCTGTATCCAATGAAGTTTATTCATTCAAGCGATCCTTGGAGCACAAGCAACAAGACCAGACGAATAACAATTGACCGGGTATATGAAATCATTCATGAACTGGAAAATCCAGACTTGGAGCAAGCTGCTGTAAAGCATTTTTGGAACATGTTCGTAGTAGATTACCTAATAGCTAATTACGATCGTCATTTGGAAAACTGGGGAGTGGCTGTTCAAGATAATGGTCAACAAACCATTGCACCAGTATACGACTGTGGATCATCCCTATTCCCGTTGATGAGTGATGACGATTTACGCGAGGAAATCCATACGAGGCATTTTACTGGAAAGAGCAAAGAAGTCTTTACTCCCTTTGCCAATTCTACAAATGGCCAACGTCTTTCATTCCAGGAAGTACTATCCTCTCCAAATCCCGATTTGGAAAAATCCATCCTGGAAATATTTCCCAGAATCAATCTAGCCAATATATATACAACGATTCAGAGCACACCTTTCATGTCTGATATACGTAAGAAAGCTATGATTGAATCTATCAAAATCCGGTATAACCAGGTCTTATTAAAAGCCTATGTTCGACTAGCATATAAAGATCTAACGCCTCATGAACAAGACAGAATTATCAGCAGAATTAAAAGCACAAATAATGCCGAAATGAGAAAGTTAGGATACAGGCCACTGAGTACTGACAGGGGAATCAGTCGATAA
- a CDS encoding recombinase family protein, with translation MKRITAIYVRVSSREQALQGYSLDAQELKCRQYADLMGYDTENLVLYKDDGFSAKSLNRPRMQDLIKGIKDGKIVRVIVYKLDRLTRSVTDVYQLMQMFMDFDCELKAIVDSLDLTSANGRMLVGMLSIIAQWEREVISERTKDGLAEKVNQGKYPYGGRAPFGWDKQKDGKLCINEEQASIKNAAGDWILEGYSLSRVCELVQEHYGYKPTFDSLKRYMEDEKNIGILVYNGERKVDFVPALMDDNKFQEVQYYLSFRAHHAPFKSRYIFHSLVYCTKCGSRLDQRSTVKKQGAERKRYFYYSCPNCSKRISQKILIEQTFFHSWTSHARSTLGSVKLRWGRSGPCYIYLAGAGESTIHIYSMRTSHTVFMRLFFYKSPLI, from the coding sequence TTGAAAAGAATTACAGCTATCTATGTACGTGTTTCTTCGCGTGAGCAGGCGTTACAGGGTTACTCTCTGGATGCGCAAGAATTGAAGTGTCGTCAGTACGCAGATCTAATGGGATATGATACTGAAAATTTGGTTTTATACAAAGATGATGGGTTCTCAGCAAAATCACTGAATAGACCTCGAATGCAAGACCTGATCAAGGGAATCAAAGATGGAAAAATTGTCCGGGTCATAGTTTACAAACTGGATCGACTGACAAGAAGCGTTACGGATGTGTATCAGTTGATGCAGATGTTTATGGATTTTGATTGCGAGCTGAAAGCTATTGTTGATAGTCTGGATCTTACCTCAGCCAATGGTCGGATGTTGGTTGGGATGTTGTCTATCATCGCCCAGTGGGAGAGAGAAGTGATTTCCGAAAGGACAAAGGATGGATTGGCAGAAAAGGTCAATCAGGGAAAATATCCTTACGGAGGCAGAGCGCCCTTTGGATGGGATAAGCAGAAAGATGGGAAACTCTGCATCAATGAAGAACAGGCATCCATCAAGAATGCAGCAGGCGACTGGATTCTTGAAGGGTACAGTTTGAGCAGGGTTTGCGAGTTGGTCCAGGAACACTATGGCTATAAACCGACATTCGACTCGTTGAAGCGTTACATGGAAGATGAAAAGAATATTGGGATTCTGGTTTATAACGGTGAGCGGAAAGTGGATTTTGTCCCTGCATTGATGGATGACAACAAGTTCCAGGAAGTCCAGTATTATCTGTCATTCCGCGCTCATCACGCACCGTTCAAAAGCAGATATATTTTCCATTCACTTGTTTATTGCACCAAGTGTGGTAGTCGCTTAGATCAGCGGTCCACGGTCAAAAAGCAAGGCGCAGAAAGAAAGAGGTATTTCTATTATTCTTGTCCCAATTGCTCGAAAAGGATCAGCCAGAAGATTCTGATCGAACAGACTTTTTTTCATTCATGGACCTCGCATGCGAGGTCCACCCTTGGATCAGTGAAACTTAGATGGGGCCGTTCCGGCCCCTGTTATATTTATCTTGCCGGAGCTGGTGAGAGCACGATACACATTTATTCCATGCGGACTTCTCACACAGTCTTCATGAGATTGTTTTTTTATAAGTCGCCGTTGATCTAA
- a CDS encoding IS110 family transposase, with translation MAVRNRKPVCVGLDVHRNNVWACVTFKDPAKGKDGLVFVTKKFDSNHTDLASMCEWIYTTLPDLEDRAIDVYMESTGKYSTPVFDVCEEMGLKPHIVNPKHVRTIAGQKTDQKDCAWIAELGANGLLRESYIPVRELRESRRLSRSRTKLVQERGDTIRRIRNILTEANIRMDLVFSGIEGESARSVIEYLLTTEEPDLEEVKKRIRKSCRIMRFSTHKERKEKEEELRKAFAGAKFSSVQKFELENAYERVDRLTAQIQRYEQMMTEILEPFKSYLDLLDSIPGISGLSAMQILSETGTDMGQFKNEKHFISWCGLCPQSNQSNNKHKSVKIGKGGYYLKPVLIQCALNAVKHPYFKGKYEAIAARRGKKRALIAIARKMMVLAYHMFQTGEYFQERKKQIPAVLEKEQSEREQSMETSAEATDAPAIIRTAKEIVEMLQNTDDEMKHKIEQLLAQIGIAQCEYQTGAISTI, from the coding sequence ATGGCTGTTCGTAACAGAAAACCGGTCTGTGTCGGTTTGGATGTCCATAGAAATAATGTCTGGGCCTGTGTGACCTTCAAAGATCCGGCCAAAGGGAAAGACGGGCTTGTGTTCGTCACCAAAAAATTTGACTCAAATCATACAGATCTTGCCTCAATGTGTGAATGGATCTATACAACTCTTCCGGATCTGGAAGACAGAGCGATAGATGTTTATATGGAATCGACCGGAAAGTATTCCACCCCTGTTTTTGATGTCTGTGAGGAAATGGGATTGAAACCCCATATCGTCAACCCAAAGCATGTCCGGACCATAGCCGGACAAAAAACGGACCAGAAAGACTGTGCCTGGATCGCTGAACTTGGGGCCAACGGTCTGTTGAGAGAGTCATATATCCCGGTCCGGGAGCTTCGGGAATCCAGAAGGCTCTCACGGTCCAGAACTAAACTGGTACAGGAAAGAGGGGATACGATCCGAAGGATCCGGAATATTCTGACAGAAGCGAATATCCGTATGGATCTTGTTTTTTCCGGGATCGAAGGAGAGTCGGCCCGAAGTGTGATCGAATACCTGCTCACGACAGAGGAACCGGATTTGGAGGAAGTGAAAAAGCGGATACGGAAAAGCTGCCGGATCATGCGGTTCTCCACCCATAAAGAGCGCAAAGAAAAAGAAGAAGAACTTCGCAAAGCATTCGCTGGTGCAAAGTTCTCCTCCGTCCAGAAATTCGAGCTTGAAAATGCGTATGAAAGAGTTGACCGACTCACTGCGCAAATCCAACGCTACGAACAAATGATGACGGAAATTCTCGAACCATTCAAGTCCTATCTTGATTTGCTTGATTCCATCCCGGGAATCTCCGGGCTTTCGGCGATGCAGATACTAAGCGAAACAGGAACAGACATGGGACAGTTCAAGAACGAGAAGCACTTCATAAGCTGGTGTGGACTGTGCCCTCAAAGCAATCAGAGCAACAACAAACATAAATCGGTCAAAATTGGAAAAGGCGGATATTATCTAAAGCCTGTGTTGATTCAATGTGCTCTGAACGCAGTGAAGCACCCATATTTCAAGGGGAAGTATGAGGCTATCGCAGCCCGACGCGGTAAAAAACGCGCATTGATTGCGATTGCGAGAAAGATGATGGTTCTTGCCTATCATATGTTCCAGACAGGTGAATATTTCCAAGAGAGAAAGAAACAGATCCCGGCGGTATTGGAAAAAGAACAGAGTGAGCGGGAACAGAGTATGGAGACATCAGCAGAGGCAACAGATGCTCCGGCAATTATCAGGACCGCAAAAGAGATCGTAGAGATGCTGCAGAATACAGATGATGAGATGAAACACAAGATAGAGCAGTTACTGGCCCAGATAGGAATTGCTCAATGTGAATATCAAACTGGAGCGATATCAACGATTTAG
- the tnpC gene encoding IS66 family transposase, whose amino-acid sequence MDFLSSFDFENYTRKSMKESLESLDHDDLVDAALFLADNLFLKDQINRKAAMDRFASKSEQLFISLFNEAEEIASTSSPEDLDESAVLETVSKERPASPKKRRSMKEKAKALPEKIIDVYPDAGKDPVCPVCGTAMKELKPTVHRTIKYVPQRLYVEVEVDHNYVCPKGCEDEDGKPVMIPAARKEAPLLENTMSSPSLVSHIIAQKTVMGLPLYRQEQDWQRRGFNLSRSIMASWMIRSSQIYGEALVDRMIQDFRECDVVHMDETVLKCLEVSRDQDRTNCYMIVGVSAEHEARQMVIYQFKKSRAQKFVWEFLGEGFEKALMSDGFEGYDNYTAAIHLSCMAHARRHLYDAVKIRADYQTFKNLPDDTEMKLKHIRENPALGILLEPLGNINRLYEVESRAKKKKLSREEVYELRQKESKPLFDQVIAGMERIARSFDSGSKAVKGANYFLKRKDSLALYLEDGNYPIDNNLAERMVKPFVIGRKGFLFADTEAGAEATAVWYSLSQSAIMNGLVPEKYIEYVLTRLKNEGIREEVLEDLLPYSRTLPGHLYKK is encoded by the coding sequence ATGGACTTCTTATCTTCTTTTGACTTCGAAAACTACACCCGCAAATCCATGAAAGAAAGCCTCGAATCTCTGGATCATGATGACCTGGTCGATGCCGCTCTCTTCCTGGCCGACAACCTGTTCCTGAAAGACCAGATCAACAGGAAGGCGGCCATGGACCGCTTCGCTTCCAAAAGCGAGCAGCTTTTCATATCCCTGTTCAACGAGGCGGAAGAGATCGCATCCACGTCTTCTCCCGAAGACCTGGATGAATCAGCTGTCCTGGAAACTGTGAGCAAAGAGAGACCGGCGTCCCCCAAAAAGCGCAGATCCATGAAGGAGAAAGCAAAGGCGCTTCCTGAAAAGATCATCGATGTGTATCCGGATGCAGGCAAGGACCCGGTGTGCCCTGTATGTGGCACAGCCATGAAGGAGCTGAAACCGACTGTACACCGGACCATCAAATACGTTCCGCAGCGCCTCTATGTCGAAGTGGAAGTGGATCATAATTATGTCTGCCCCAAAGGTTGTGAAGATGAGGATGGAAAGCCTGTGATGATCCCGGCTGCCCGCAAAGAAGCACCGCTTCTGGAGAATACGATGTCTTCGCCTTCTCTTGTGTCCCACATCATAGCCCAGAAAACAGTCATGGGACTGCCTCTTTACAGACAGGAACAAGACTGGCAGCGAAGAGGATTCAACCTCAGCAGGAGTATCATGGCCAGCTGGATGATCCGTTCTTCCCAGATCTATGGAGAAGCTCTGGTGGACAGGATGATACAGGATTTCAGGGAATGTGATGTGGTCCATATGGATGAGACCGTACTGAAATGCCTGGAAGTGAGTCGGGATCAGGATCGGACGAACTGTTACATGATCGTCGGGGTCAGCGCAGAGCATGAAGCCAGACAGATGGTCATATATCAGTTCAAGAAGAGCAGGGCCCAGAAGTTCGTATGGGAATTCCTGGGAGAAGGATTCGAAAAGGCCCTGATGTCAGACGGATTCGAAGGCTACGATAATTACACAGCAGCCATCCATCTGAGTTGTATGGCCCATGCGAGGCGGCATCTGTATGATGCGGTGAAGATCCGTGCAGACTACCAGACATTCAAGAATCTGCCAGACGATACAGAAATGAAACTGAAACATATCAGGGAGAATCCGGCACTGGGGATCCTGTTGGAGCCACTTGGGAACATCAACAGGCTTTATGAGGTGGAGAGCAGAGCGAAAAAGAAGAAACTGAGTCGGGAAGAAGTATACGAACTGAGGCAGAAAGAGTCTAAACCGCTTTTTGACCAGGTGATCGCAGGAATGGAGCGGATCGCCCGGAGTTTTGATAGTGGTTCGAAAGCAGTAAAGGGAGCAAACTACTTCCTGAAAAGGAAAGACTCGCTGGCCCTTTATCTGGAGGATGGGAACTATCCGATCGACAATAACCTGGCGGAGCGGATGGTGAAGCCGTTCGTGATAGGCCGGAAGGGGTTCCTGTTTGCGGACACGGAAGCAGGAGCGGAAGCAACAGCAGTATGGTACAGTCTGAGCCAATCGGCAATCATGAATGGGCTGGTGCCTGAGAAGTACATCGAATATGTGCTGACAAGGCTGAAGAACGAAGGGATCAGAGAGGAAGTACTCGAAGACCTGCTTCCATACTCCAGGACACTTCCAGGACATCTGTATAAGAAATAG
- a CDS encoding single-stranded DNA-binding protein, with protein MMNVFCIAGKLAGEPAVSETPGGLKMALLTVEVERPFANSMGIYEKDKIQIEVWRGLAEMLASTCKQGDWVTAKGRIASRPYEKDGKVWNNYNFVAERVDVLK; from the coding sequence ATGATGAATGTATTCTGTATTGCGGGAAAATTAGCTGGGGAACCTGCCGTTAGTGAAACACCGGGCGGTCTTAAAATGGCCTTGCTTACAGTTGAAGTAGAACGCCCGTTCGCAAATTCAATGGGCATCTATGAAAAGGATAAAATCCAGATTGAGGTATGGAGAGGACTGGCAGAAATGCTTGCATCAACCTGCAAACAGGGAGATTGGGTGACCGCTAAAGGCCGCATTGCATCCCGTCCATACGAAAAAGATGGAAAAGTCTGGAATAACTATAACTTTGTTGCGGAACGCGTTGACGTGCTGAAGTGA
- the tnpB gene encoding IS66 family insertion sequence element accessory protein TnpB (TnpB, as the term is used for proteins encoded by IS66 family insertion elements, is considered an accessory protein, since TnpC, encoded by a neighboring gene, is a DDE family transposase.) codes for MTGLDDISRLYLVTEPVDFRKGIDGLGTYVQSILNTDPFQNAMFVFTNKRHNKLKLLHYDGTGFWLLHKQLSKGTFKWRMSSPDPFLQISPQQLDWLLEGLDINQKRAFRHVMPQYI; via the coding sequence ATGACTGGACTTGATGATATTTCCCGATTATACCTGGTCACTGAACCTGTGGACTTTCGCAAAGGCATAGATGGACTGGGTACATATGTCCAGTCGATCCTGAACACTGATCCATTCCAGAATGCGATGTTCGTCTTCACCAACAAACGACACAACAAGCTCAAGCTCCTCCATTATGACGGTACAGGGTTCTGGCTCCTTCACAAGCAGCTGAGCAAAGGAACCTTCAAATGGCGGATGAGTTCCCCGGATCCGTTTCTGCAGATCTCCCCACAGCAGCTGGACTGGCTTTTGGAAGGACTGGACATAAACCAGAAGCGGGCTTTCAGGCATGTGATGCCTCAATATATCTAG
- a CDS encoding DUF4176 domain-containing protein, producing MTQKKEWLPLGTVVTMKEGVKRLMIVGRIQRGSDDLLYDYAGVLWPEGMIRSDRLYLFNYEDIDILWSIGYQEKEEFNFRHVLNEQHDILHE from the coding sequence ATGACCCAAAAAAAAGAATGGCTTCCGCTGGGTACGGTAGTCACCATGAAAGAAGGAGTTAAACGGCTGATGATTGTTGGGCGTATTCAGCGAGGAAGTGATGACCTTCTTTATGACTATGCTGGTGTACTCTGGCCGGAAGGGATGATTCGCAGCGACCGCCTGTATCTCTTTAACTATGAGGACATTGATATCCTCTGGAGCATTGGATATCAGGAGAAGGAGGAATTCAATTTCCGTCATGTTCTCAACGAGCAGCACGATATTCTTCATGAATAG
- a CDS encoding NAD-binding protein, which yields MIESKSQVLEQTPDYLDVVGLQGSGMDVDVLREAGAAKANLVIAATSTDETNIVICLLGRGLKEVMIAGGSRIAAYLATRLLDMNIAVKIIEKNPDEALDLTLRFPDVTVICGDGTDQATLLSENLDGMDGFVSLTDNGEENVIISMFAEQQGVEHVVPKVNRVELGFLLEKPGFSNAVTPKNIAADKIVQYVRAMQHSVGSNVESIILAADGQMEVPEFRVASNCRFIGRQVKDLLLKSGILVSFITHKSRPMVTRGIPVSSRGIR from the coding sequence GTGATCGAGAGCAAAAGCCAGGTTCTCGAACAGACGCCGGATTATCTGGATGTAGTCGGACTCCAGGGCAGCGGCATGGATGTGGATGTCCTGCGGGAAGCAGGGGCTGCGAAAGCCAATCTTGTGATTGCGGCGACAAGCACCGATGAAACCAATATTGTCATCTGCCTTCTCGGCCGGGGCCTGAAGGAAGTCATGATCGCAGGGGGATCACGCATTGCGGCCTATCTCGCCACCAGACTCCTGGATATGAACATTGCGGTAAAAATCATCGAAAAGAACCCGGACGAGGCACTCGATCTCACCCTCCGCTTTCCTGACGTCACGGTCATATGCGGAGATGGCACGGATCAGGCCACACTGCTTTCAGAGAATCTGGATGGAATGGACGGCTTCGTGTCCCTGACGGACAACGGTGAGGAAAATGTCATCATTTCCATGTTTGCAGAACAGCAGGGCGTGGAACATGTGGTGCCGAAGGTCAATCGTGTGGAACTCGGGTTTCTGCTGGAAAAACCGGGCTTCTCCAATGCCGTGACACCGAAGAACATAGCGGCAGACAAAATCGTTCAGTATGTACGTGCGATGCAACACTCTGTGGGTTCCAACGTAGAATCCATTATTCTCGCCGCCGACGGCCAGATGGAAGTGCCGGAGTTCCGCGTGGCGTCCAATTGCCGGTTCATCGGCAGACAGGTGAAGGATCTGCTTCTGAAAAGCGGTATTCTGGTCTCTTTCATCACACACAAATCCCGTCCTATGGTTACCCGGGGAATACCTGTGTCAAGCAGGGGGATTCGCTGA
- a CDS encoding Rpn family recombination-promoting nuclease/putative transposase codes for MLEISDEKLEIILSMTAFDNAFIRTFFDRNTVEFLLRLILKKPELSVETVTFEHVLDDPVSKGVRLDIRAVDDAGNWMDIEFQINPREVNGRRLRYYHSRMDVQMLERGKQYTELADACVIFICRGDPIGKGKPMYCFQMKDQDNEVLEDGQLTLILNADFPGDWEYKNLMEDLKSADSKDMHYDVLKERMQTVKEKEGEIMEAGHVLEDYLKKQEDKMKSEIVANMLKDKMPEETIVRLAVVSPEFVKQVQATM; via the coding sequence ATGTTAGAAATATCTGATGAAAAACTGGAAATCATTCTGTCGATGACTGCGTTTGACAATGCGTTCATCAGAACGTTTTTTGATAGAAATACCGTGGAGTTTCTTCTTAGGCTGATTTTGAAAAAGCCGGAGCTTTCTGTAGAAACTGTTACGTTTGAGCATGTACTGGATGACCCGGTTTCAAAAGGTGTGCGGCTGGATATTCGTGCTGTGGATGATGCGGGGAATTGGATGGATATAGAGTTTCAAATCAATCCCCGGGAAGTGAACGGCAGGCGCTTACGGTATTATCACAGCCGGATGGATGTTCAAATGCTGGAGAGAGGCAAGCAATATACAGAATTGGCAGACGCCTGTGTGATTTTCATTTGCCGAGGTGACCCAATCGGAAAAGGCAAGCCGATGTACTGTTTCCAGATGAAAGACCAGGACAATGAGGTTCTGGAAGATGGACAGCTAACGCTGATTCTCAATGCAGATTTTCCCGGAGACTGGGAATATAAAAATCTTATGGAGGATTTGAAGAGTGCAGATTCAAAAGATATGCACTATGATGTTCTTAAAGAACGGATGCAAACCGTCAAAGAAAAGGAAGGTGAAATCATGGAAGCCGGGCACGTTTTAGAAGATTATCTGAAGAAACAGGAAGACAAAATGAAATCGGAGATTGTCGCAAATATGCTTAAAGATAAAATGCCGGAAGAGACTATCGTACGTCTGGCGGTTGTCTCCCCGGAATTTGTAAAGCAAGTACAAGCGACTATGTGA
- a CDS encoding peptidoglycan bridge formation glycyltransferase FemA/FemB family protein, with product MDTTVLDIRLISREEYEMFVKDKDYNMFQHPRYLRFMEERGYQPRIYGGFQEGTLVIALIVRIDPLMKVFKSARSLREWVTDRPEDAALIKAFVNGLTPLLRQEGAVWLKLESGVEYQQRDADGEIVQGGFNNESYRQLLQSAGFHPEELWSDGLDMSRQARWVSVLDLVEREQPEDGMMHTSFFLQEQPGIRHKSVEEVFNGFSMKIPRHIREGMQDFIVVRELDTDELEIMHELEEASAQVHDFQAPDLETYRAWKHSFGEDCKVMASFLDTDRYRAYLDRELSQGQADLEKAQAELSEAPGSKKRKNKVNSVLEHMRPLEKRAKELDGLIEEYGTMIPLAAGLFIITPAETIYLFGGSRRSLSQFFGPYAVQFEMIRQSIERGALRYNFWGISGKFKPEEEGYGVYKYKKEFGAHVVEYAGEFTLILKPTAAKLIRQLNR from the coding sequence ATGGATACAACTGTACTGGACATACGGCTCATTTCCCGGGAGGAATATGAGATGTTTGTCAAAGACAAAGATTACAATATGTTTCAGCATCCCCGATACCTCCGTTTTATGGAGGAGAGGGGATATCAGCCCCGGATATACGGCGGGTTCCAGGAAGGAACCCTGGTCATTGCCCTCATCGTCAGGATCGATCCCCTGATGAAAGTCTTCAAATCCGCCAGATCCCTTCGGGAGTGGGTTACAGACCGGCCCGAAGATGCGGCTCTGATCAAGGCATTCGTCAACGGACTGACTCCCCTGCTCAGGCAGGAAGGGGCTGTCTGGCTGAAGCTGGAATCCGGCGTGGAGTATCAGCAAAGAGATGCCGATGGCGAAATCGTCCAGGGGGGATTCAACAACGAGTCCTACCGGCAGCTGCTTCAGAGCGCCGGTTTTCATCCCGAGGAACTCTGGTCGGATGGACTGGATATGTCAAGACAGGCCAGATGGGTGTCTGTGCTGGACCTGGTGGAACGGGAGCAGCCCGAGGATGGCATGATGCATACCTCCTTCTTCCTTCAGGAGCAGCCCGGTATTCGTCACAAAAGCGTTGAAGAAGTCTTCAATGGGTTCTCCATGAAAATTCCGCGTCACATCCGGGAGGGCATGCAGGACTTCATCGTTGTCAGGGAACTGGATACAGACGAACTGGAGATCATGCATGAGCTGGAGGAAGCCAGCGCCCAGGTTCACGATTTTCAGGCACCGGATCTGGAAACGTACAGGGCATGGAAACACAGTTTTGGAGAGGACTGCAAAGTCATGGCTTCATTTCTGGATACAGACCGCTACAGAGCCTACCTGGACAGAGAACTGAGTCAGGGACAGGCAGATCTTGAAAAGGCACAGGCGGAGCTTTCGGAAGCACCGGGTTCCAAAAAGCGGAAAAACAAAGTGAATTCCGTACTGGAACATATGCGGCCGCTGGAAAAGCGTGCGAAGGAGCTGGATGGGCTGATCGAAGAGTACGGTACGATGATTCCGCTGGCTGCAGGTCTTTTTATCATCACGCCTGCAGAAACGATTTACCTGTTTGGCGGATCCAGGCGTTCTCTTTCCCAGTTTTTCGGTCCCTATGCCGTGCAGTTCGAAATGATCAGGCAGTCTATCGAACGCGGGGCACTTCGTTACAACTTCTGGGGAATTTCCGGAAAATTCAAGCCGGAGGAAGAAGGCTACGGTGTGTACAAATACAAAAAAGAGTTCGGTGCCCACGTAGTTGAGTATGCCGGTGAATTCACGCTCATTCTCAAGCCGACAGCTGCGAAACTCATCAGACAGCTGAATCGGTAA